A window from Citrus sinensis cultivar Valencia sweet orange chromosome 3, DVS_A1.0, whole genome shotgun sequence encodes these proteins:
- the LOC102621684 gene encoding LOB domain-containing protein 16 produces MASSGSAAGTGSPCGACKFLRRKCASDCIFAPYFCSEQGPARFAAIHKVFGASNVSKLLLHVPVADRCEAVVTIAYEAQARIRDPVYGCVAHIFALQQQVACLQAQLMQVKAQLAHNMMDTRSIENHHQWQGNCTITGVPSFPSSYPGHYANPISPQSSLESAYCHNNDGMNNMQEIESRSDEFSFQGYPHNYRKRPYNNTDLGELQALALRMMRN; encoded by the exons ATGGCATCATCTGGGAGCGCTGCAGGCACAGGGTCACCTTGCGGTGCATGCAAGTTTCTCCGGCGAAAATGTGCCTCCGATTGCATATTCGCCCCGTATTTCTGCTCGGAGCAAGGCCCTGCCCGGTTTGCTGCCATTCATAAAGTCTTTGGTGCAAGTAATGTGTCAAAACTTTTGTTGCATGTCCCAGTTGCCGATCGTTGTGAGGCGGTTGTCACTATTGCTTATGAAGCTCAAGCTCGGATCAGAGATCCTGTTTATGGCTGTGTTGCTCATATTTTTGCCTTGCAACAGCAG gtgGCGTGCTTGCAAGCGCAATTGATGCAAGTGAAGGCACAGCTAGCACACAACATGATGGATACAAGAAGCATTGAGAATCATCATCAGTGGCAAGGCAATTGTACAATAACTGGGGTGCCTTCATTTCCCAGTAGCTATCCAGGTCATTACGCGAACCCTATATCGCCGCAGAGCTCACTGGAATCAGCTTACTGCCACAACAACGATGGAATGAATAATATGCAAGAAATTGAAAGCAGATCAGATGAATTTTCATTCCAAGGCTATCCTCATAATTACAGGAAGAGACCATACAATAACACTGACTTGGGAGAGCTTCAAGCACTTGCCCTTAGAATGATGAGGAActga